The region CGCGATCGCGGCCGAGGACGCCAAGATCGGTGACTTCCACATCCGCCGGGCGCTGTTCGGCGGTGCCGGTCCGATCTACCGGGTGCCCCGGATGATCGGCATCCGCAAGACCAAGGAGCTGATGCTCACCGGCAAGCTGCTCTCCGGGGTCGAGGCCGCCGACTTCGGGCTGATCAACTCCTCGGCGCCCGCCGAGGAACTGGACGCCGCGGTCGAGGAGTTCATCGGCCACCTCACCGACAAGAGCCCCTTCCAGATGCGGATCACCAAGATGACCATCGACCGCAGCCTGGACGCCGACGTCCACTCGCTGATGGTCATGGAGCACCTCGCGGTCGGTGTCACGCTCAACTCCCAGGACGCCGCCGAGGGCGTGTCGGCGTTCCTGGAGAAGCGCGAGCCCAAGTGGACGGGTCGCTGAGCCGATGTCGGTGCGGCCATCCCAGGAGCTGCGCGGCGCCGCCTGCGCCGCGTGTTCGGTAGCGGTGTACCCGGCGGACGAAGCCTGCCCGCGCTGCGGAGAGGCCATGTCGGGGATCGCACTGTCCACTTCGGGCACGTTGTGGACCTGGACGGTCCAGCGGTTCGCCCCGAAGTCGCCGCCGTTCGTCGCGCCTGAGGGCGGTTTCGAGCCGTTCGCCGTCGGCTACGTGGAACTGCCGGAGGGCGTGCGGGTCATGGCGGTGCTCGACGTGCCGGATCCCGCCTCGCTCCGGATCGGGATGCCGGTGCGGGTGCGGGTGGCCGGCGGTGTCCCGCGAGCCGGCGCGGACGACCAGCCCGCGGGCACCGCGAGTGGGAGGAATCATGGATGAGGTGCTGATCGTCGGCGCCGGCATCTCCCGGTTCGGCCGGTCGGAGGCCACCGGCCGCCGGCACGCCGTGGACGCGGTGCGCACCGCTCTGGGCGACGCCGGCATCCCTTGGTCGAGGGTGGGCGCGGCGTTCGGTGGCAGTGACGCCGCCGGGCTGGCCGACACCCTGGTGGCCGAGCTGGGGCTGACCGGCGTGCCGTTCGTCAACGTCAAGAACGGCTGCGCCACCGGGGGAAGCGCGCTGGTGTCGGCGGTCAACGCCATCCGCTCCGGGAT is a window of Saccharopolyspora erythraea NRRL 2338 DNA encoding:
- a CDS encoding Zn-ribbon domain-containing OB-fold protein, with amino-acid sequence MSGIALSTSGTLWTWTVQRFAPKSPPFVAPEGGFEPFAVGYVELPEGVRVMAVLDVPDPASLRIGMPVRVRVAGGVPRAGADDQPAGTASGRNHG
- a CDS encoding enoyl-CoA hydratase/isomerase family protein, whose protein sequence is MADNEEIQFERDGHVARVWLNRPWKKNCVTVPILERLDEIITEVDADPELRVLVLRGRGGTFCSGFDLDALQEDYIGSSTAMEVAVISAKICDRLYSMNTPSVAVLEGHVTAGGFELMISCDFAIAAEDAKIGDFHIRRALFGGAGPIYRVPRMIGIRKTKELMLTGKLLSGVEAADFGLINSSAPAEELDAAVEEFIGHLTDKSPFQMRITKMTIDRSLDADVHSLMVMEHLAVGVTLNSQDAAEGVSAFLEKREPKWTGR